CTACCTCGACCCCGCAACGGGCTGGCTCACGAACCACTTCATCCAGCTCCACGAGGATGGGAACGTGGCGGGCTTCGTGCCCATCCTCGTCCTGGACGTCTTCGAGCACGCCTACATGGTGGACTTCCCCGCCACGGGCCGCCCCGACTACATGAAGGCCTTCTTCGAGAACGTGAACTGGGAGGCGGTGGAGAAGCGCTTCGCCGAGGCCTCCGCCGGCAAGATCCCCGCTCGGTTCTGACGCGAGCGGCCAAGCGGCGACGCGGGAGGGCGGGCCTTCGCCCGCCCTTTCGCCCGCCGAATTCCCCTTCACGGATTTCCGTTTTCCAGGCGGATCAAGAGCCCCGAAAGGGGCTGGTCTTTCACTTCGACAACCAGGGTGCCCGTTCGTCCTCCCTCGGCGCGGGCCGTGAGAAGGATCTGCCCGGCCCCCAGGGAGGGAAAGGAGAAGGTTCCGTCGGCGCCGGTCTCCACTCCCCGAGTCGGACTTTCCCCGAATCCCTCGTACGCGAAGGAGACGGCCGCCCTCGGAACGGGCATGCCGGCCCCATCCACCACGTGGCCCTGAAGGGCGACCCCTGAGAAATTCCATGAAACGGTCACACCCTCTCGGTCGGGGACGTCGACCGGAGCGACGTACTGGGCCCCTTCCCAGAAGAGGGCGGCGTGGGCCGGACCGGGGCAGGCATCCGCCATCGAGACGAATCCGGCCTCGTCGGCTTTGGCCCGAAGGAGGCGGGCGGGCATGCCGAAAAGGGTGGCGCTTCCGGCCCCGGAGACCTGGAGCATCCCCCCTTCCTCGAAGCCGTCGGATGCCGGCTCCACCACGAGCGTCGCCCCCCCGGCCGGCCGCCCCCCGGCTTGGAGGAGGGCGGTGAAGGAGACGCCCTCGATGGGCCAAAGCACGAACGCTTCGCGCCCTTCCTCCATCCGGACGGCCCGGGTTCCGCGGGGGGCCGGCCCCTGGCCGTCGTAGACCTCCAGGCGGTAGGAGCCGGACGCCACTTCGCCGAAATCAAACGAACCGTCGGCCTCCGCCGTCGCCTTCGGCGCGGAGGGATCGTAGGCCTGGGTCTTGAGCTCCAGGAGCCAGCCCTCCACCGCCTTGCCTCCCCGGGAGACCAGACGCCCGGAAAGACGGCCGGAGGGCTTCAGCGTCAGGCTCCCCACGTCCACGTCCTCCTCGGCCACCTCGATCTTGCGCGATGGGCTCCCATGCCCCTCGGAGGCGGCGCCGATTTCGTACCGGCCCTCGGGAACCCCCGTAAAGGAAAAGGCCCCGTCGGTGCCGGCCCTCGCCGTGAGGATTCGGGGCGGGTAGGTCGTGGCCGCCTCGGCGGCCTTCAGGATCCGCTTCAGGCGCACATCGGCCCCTTTGTCCCACGGCTCGCCGTCGGGGCCCTCCACGGTGCCCGTCACCCGGGGCGATTCCTGGAAGGCCAGGTCTCCGAGATCCTTCTCCTCCCCTTCGGCGAGCGTGAACTTCACGCATGCGCGACCCTTTTGGGCGCTCCAGGCGAGGAGCGCATAATCGCCTGCACGCAATCCTCCCACCTCGAAGGAACCCTCCTTGAGAACGGCGACGTTCTGCTGCCACACGTTCGTGGCTTCCTGGGAATCGGCTTTCAAGAGGACCTGGACCTCATCGGCCTCCTCCCCGCCCA
This DNA window, taken from Acidobacteriota bacterium, encodes the following:
- a CDS encoding carboxypeptidase-like regulatory domain-containing protein — encoded protein: MGRWLRGVLVLAAVCVGAARGQERPLYSLETWPGAQPVEASREDLRGRTCSAPCLLWEGDGGAAFCRAGEPFPAALPGGRTLQVRVLNPDGAPARGIRVAWGVAGWPALPAPWGEKPTDSEGVVSLRVPPAEKVTLWVNEEAWATGAVEADPEIREAVMLLQPAPADVFRILDGTGRPVSGARLLTIPRRLLADPLATTRLPGFGITESRADEYGRVLLPPQEEESAGWVLAAGYRLREWEGPSNRTIRLEPVGPVRLLLRPEKGVKVPDRLTVRTSSRMPGIPWAPLALSMEVEPSEARAFPFTRGVAVEVAGEGLEAVLLQGLEEHEGKSVEVPLRRGARLGGVVLTEGGDPVHGALVVVEGLPRSGASWTRSGEKGRFLLASLPKGTWNLNLSANGFLGSTFGPYGPEDRTDLRLVLRRGAAVRGRVGGEEADEVQVLLKADSQEATNVWQQNVAVLKEGSFEVGGLRAGDYALLAWSAQKGRACVKFTLAEGEEKDLGDLAFQESPRVTGTVEGPDGEPWDKGADVRLKRILKAAEAATTYPPRILTARAGTDGAFSFTGVPEGRYEIGAASEGHGSPSRKIEVAEEDVDVGSLTLKPSGRLSGRLVSRGGKAVEGWLLELKTQAYDPSAPKATAEADGSFDFGEVASGSYRLEVYDGQGPAPRGTRAVRMEEGREAFVLWPIEGVSFTALLQAGGRPAGGATLVVEPASDGFEEGGMLQVSGAGSATLFGMPARLLRAKADEAGFVSMADACPGPAHAALFWEGAQYVAPVDVPDREGVTVSWNFSGVALQGHVVDGAGMPVPRAAVSFAYEGFGESPTRGVETGADGTFSFPSLGAGQILLTARAEGGRTGTLVVEVKDQPLSGLLIRLENGNP